In Carassius gibelio isolate Cgi1373 ecotype wild population from Czech Republic chromosome B20, carGib1.2-hapl.c, whole genome shotgun sequence, the following are encoded in one genomic region:
- the LOC127984571 gene encoding RAB6-interacting golgin has protein sequence MASWAGFSEEELGRMKHSGDVVNQAVSVTLGRGRKAAPTNRNIQQLQRERALQLAAKQKDSQSLPADQQLTKPPDPPASSHPAPVKPRDEPKPLETQLVEQGHVKHDPESPAESAPAAVIKELDKQQVELREKNHLEQLQWEQRIMEEKNKKRKALLAKTIAEKSKQTQAEAVKLKKIQRELQLLDDSVSSDIGILRKLIEQSSMDYSLAWKRFEKAEAEYVAAKMDLHRKTEVKEQLTEHLCAIIQQNEMCKARKLEELMIQLELNAEDVPIPKETDREDKEREANSQPVTENGTAADMEGIKGSLSLIMVSSSQIL, from the exons ATGGCTTCGTGGGCTGGATTTTCAGAGGAAGAACTGGGAAGAATGAAACACAGCGGCGATGTCG TAAACCAGGCTGTGTCAGTCACATTGGGTCGTGGCCGGAAAGCTGCTCCTACTAACCGGAACATACAGCAGCTACAGCGGGAAAGGGCTCTGCAGCTGGCAGCCAAACAGAAGGACAGCCAGTCTCTTCCAGCCGACCAACAGCTTACCAAGCCCCCAGATCCGCCTGCTTCCAGTCACCCCGCTCCTGTCAAACCACGGGATGAGCCCAAACCATTGGAGACGCAACTGGTTGAACAAGGACATGTTAAACATGACCCAGAATCTCCTGCAGAGTCTGCACCAGCAGCAGTCATCAAGGAGCTGGACAAACAGCAAGTGGAATT GCGGGAGAAGAACCATCTGGAGCAGTTGCAGTGGGAGCAACGGATAATGGAagagaagaataaaaaaagaaaagctctcCTTGCAAAAACCATTGCTGAAAA GTCCAAACAGACCCAGGCTGAAGCTGTGAAACTGAAGAAGATCCAGAGAGAACTTCAGTTACTGGATGATTCTGTGTCCAGCGACATCGGGATTCTTAGAAAACTGATAGAGCAATCAAGCATGGATTATTCCCTGGCATG GAAGCGTTTTGAGAAAGCCGAGGCTGAGTATGTTGCCGCTAAGATGGACTTGCACAGGAAAACAGAGGTGAAAGAGCAGCTGACAGAGCACTTGTGTGCAATCATCCAACAAAATGAGATGTGCAAGGCCCGCAAACTGGAGGAGTTGATGATTCAGCTTGAGCTTAATGCTGAGGACGTCCCCATCCCAAAGGAAACAGATCGTGAGGACAAAGAGAGGGAGGCCAACTCCCAGCCTGTTACTGAAAACGGTACTGCAGCAGACATGGAGGGGATAAAAGGCAGCCTCAGTCTGATAATGGTGTCAAGTTCCCAAATACTGTGA
- the LOC127984392 gene encoding N-terminal Xaa-Pro-Lys N-methyltransferase 2-like, whose translation MSDSTSIMEFSGTHQAFRDRWAKTDNEMCKHSMSFHLHNTLRKEFFASYLYLLEQIPLVKLYAVTCEYIKGEKQFYYRSQNFYKDVPASEEGMMGDFVEISEIDLEGSRQFLKKFVGPGKAGTKRALDCGCGIGRVSKGVLFPVFESMEMLDMMEEFILHAHEVYLGDYADRVEAYYLYNLQEFTPPTKRYDVIWLQWVACHLTDKDLMEFLKRAKQSLRPNGVIFIKDNMARQGCKLDPIDSSIIRHLDIMKNIIQTAGLTILDVEKQEGFPEAIVPVWMIAMR comes from the exons ATGTCTGATTCCACTTCCATTATGGAGTTTAGCGGGACGCATCAAGCTTTCCGAGACCGCTGGGCAAAGACGGATAATGAGATGTGCAAGCACAGTATGTCTTTCCACTTGCACAATACTCTGAGGAAGGAGTTCTTCGCCAGCTACCTGTACCTCCTGGAGCAGATTCCTCTGG TGAAACTCTATGCCGTGACTTGTGAGTACATTAAAGGGGAGAAGCAGTTTTACTACAGGTCACAGAACTTCTACAAGGACGTCCCGGCATCAGAGGAGGGCATGATGGGAGACTTTGTGGAGATATCAGAGATCGACCTTGAAGGCTCAAGACAGTTCCTGAAAAAGTTTGTT ggTCCAGGAAAGGCTGGCACCAAGCGGGCACTAGACTGTGGCTGTGGAATCGGGAGGGTGTCTAAAGGAGTTCTGTTCCCTGTGTTTGAATCCATGGAGATGCTTGACATGATGGAAGAGTTCATCCTCCACGCTCATGAGGTTTACCTCGGAGATTACGCAGACCGAGTAGAGGCCTACTATCTTTACAACCTGCAAGAATTCACCCCACCTACAAAGAGATACGATGTCATCTGGCTGCAGTGGGTTGCCT gtCATCTTACTGATAAGGACCTGATGGAGTTTTTAAAGCGTGCTAAGCAGAGCCTGAGGCCCAACGGTGTGATCTTCATTAAGGATAACATGGCGCGGCAGGGGTGCAAGCTGGACCCCATTGACAGCAGCATCATTCGTCACCTGGACATCATGAAGAACATCATTCAGACAGCAGGCCTCACCATACTGGACGTGGAAAAGCAGGAAGGCTTTCCTGAGGCTATCGTGCCTGTATGGATGATCGCCATGCGCTAA